One region of Pseudomonas sp. B21-040 genomic DNA includes:
- a CDS encoding CTP synthase, producing MTRYIFVTGGVVSSLGKGIASASLAAILEARGLKVTMLKLDPYINVDPGTMSPFQHGEVFVTHDGAETDLDLGHYERFIRTTMTQNNNFTTGRVYEHVLRKERRGDYLGATIQVIPHITDEIKRRIIKGAGDADVAMVEIGGTVGDIESQPFLEAIRQLRFEVGAKRAMLMHLTLVPYIATAGETKTKPTQHSVKELRSIGLQPDVLVCRSDHPIDISSRRKIAQFTNVEERAVIALEDADTIYKIPGILHSQGLDDFVVERFGLQCGSADLSEWEAVVDAKLNPEHEVTIAMVGKYMELLDAYKSLIEAMSHAGISNRTKVNLRYIDSEDIENQGTALLEGVDAILVPGGFGLRGVEGKITAVQYARENKVPYLGICLGMQVAVIEFARNVLGWKDANSTEFDRASGHPVVGLITEWEDATGAVETRTESSDLGGTMRLGAQDCLLAPGSLVHDCYAKDVIVERHRHRYEVNNNLLPQIMEAGLKISGRSGDGALVEVVEAPDHPWFVACQFHPEFTSTPRDGHPLFSGFVKAALIQHQKKA from the coding sequence ATGACGCGCTACATATTCGTCACGGGCGGTGTTGTTTCTTCATTGGGGAAAGGCATTGCATCGGCTTCATTGGCGGCCATCCTGGAGGCGCGGGGACTTAAGGTCACCATGCTGAAGCTGGACCCGTACATCAACGTTGACCCGGGCACGATGAGCCCGTTCCAGCACGGTGAAGTGTTCGTCACCCACGACGGCGCCGAGACCGACCTGGACCTGGGCCACTACGAGCGGTTCATCCGCACGACCATGACCCAGAACAACAACTTCACCACTGGCCGTGTCTACGAGCACGTGCTGCGCAAAGAGCGCCGTGGTGACTACCTGGGTGCAACCATCCAGGTGATTCCGCACATCACCGACGAAATCAAGCGCCGGATCATCAAGGGCGCCGGCGATGCCGACGTGGCGATGGTCGAGATCGGTGGCACCGTGGGTGACATCGAATCGCAACCGTTCCTGGAAGCGATCCGCCAATTGCGTTTCGAAGTCGGCGCCAAGCGCGCGATGCTGATGCACCTGACGCTGGTGCCGTACATTGCCACTGCCGGCGAAACCAAAACCAAGCCGACCCAGCACTCGGTCAAGGAATTGCGTTCCATTGGCCTGCAGCCAGACGTACTGGTTTGCCGCTCCGATCACCCGATCGACATCTCTTCGCGCCGCAAGATCGCGCAATTCACCAACGTTGAAGAACGTGCGGTGATCGCGCTGGAAGACGCCGACACCATCTACAAGATCCCGGGCATCCTGCACTCCCAGGGCCTGGATGATTTCGTGGTCGAGCGTTTCGGCCTGCAATGCGGCAGCGCTGACCTGTCCGAGTGGGAAGCGGTGGTTGACGCCAAGCTGAACCCGGAACACGAAGTCACCATCGCGATGGTCGGCAAGTACATGGAGCTGCTGGACGCCTACAAGTCGCTGATCGAAGCGATGAGTCACGCCGGCATCAGCAACCGCACCAAGGTCAACCTGCGCTACATCGATTCCGAAGACATCGAAAACCAGGGCACTGCGTTGCTCGAAGGTGTTGACGCGATCCTCGTACCGGGCGGCTTCGGTCTGCGTGGCGTGGAAGGCAAGATCACCGCCGTTCAATACGCTCGCGAAAACAAGGTTCCGTACCTGGGCATCTGCCTGGGCATGCAAGTGGCCGTGATCGAGTTCGCTCGTAACGTGCTGGGCTGGAAAGACGCCAACTCAACCGAATTCGATCGCGCCAGCGGCCATCCGGTCGTGGGCCTGATCACCGAGTGGGAAGATGCTACCGGCGCGGTCGAAACCCGTACCGAATCGTCCGATCTGGGCGGCACCATGCGCCTCGGCGCTCAGGATTGCCTGCTGGCGCCGGGTTCGCTGGTACACGACTGCTACGCCAAAGACGTCATCGTCGAGCGTCACCGTCACCGCTATGAAGTGAACAACAACCTGCTGCCGCAAATCATGGAAGCCGGCCTGAAAATCTCCGGTCGTTCCGGTGATGGTGCGCTGGTTGAAGTGGTTGAGGCTCCGGATCATCCATGGTTCGTCGCTTGCCAGTTCCACCCTGAGTTCACCTCGACACCGCGTGACGGTCACCCGTTGTTCAGCGGTTTCGTTAAAGCAGCGTTGATTCAACACCAGAAGAAGGCGTAA